The Megasphaera stantonii genome includes a window with the following:
- a CDS encoding helix-turn-helix domain-containing protein gives MPKFFKKGHIFVYFEIINVRKLRAIRRQKKLSLASVARLCGMHPSTLSNYELEKTTMPAKVLVRLLMLYQIDIADITTEGKERV, from the coding sequence ATGCCCAAATTTTTTAAGAAAGGACATATTTTTGTGTATTTTGAAATTATAAATGTAAGAAAGTTACGAGCGATACGGCGGCAGAAAAAATTGTCGCTAGCCTCTGTTGCGCGGCTGTGCGGCATGCATCCGTCTACGCTGTCGAATTATGAATTAGAAAAAACGACAATGCCGGCGAAGGTATTGGTTCGCCTGCTTATGCTGTATCAGATTGATATAGCGGATATTACAACGGAAGGGAAAGAACGAGTATGA
- a CDS encoding helix-turn-helix domain-containing protein, which produces MNQIPVEMIWREEGQRLQHMRETLHIGRYEFAKTLGVSYSSLRRLEEGERVRRRKMFIQSYKNALLLYCSQNQLTLYANHVS; this is translated from the coding sequence ATGAATCAAATACCAGTAGAAATGATATGGCGGGAAGAAGGACAACGTTTACAGCATATGCGGGAAACACTACATATTGGCAGGTACGAATTTGCCAAAACCTTAGGCGTTTCCTACTCATCGCTCCGGCGTCTGGAAGAAGGAGAACGGGTACGCCGTCGTAAGATGTTTATTCAAAGCTATAAAAACGCGCTGCTGTTGTATTGCAGTCAAAACCAATTAACGTTATATGCAAATCATGTATCGTAA
- a CDS encoding helix-turn-helix domain-containing protein, which translates to METIGERIKQLRLRLGLTQAEFGSLFHVSKQAVHSWENNINMPDVASLIEIADYGRIPVCTLLGYPHEYCQLRDAKKIKDPKTDYQTFSGREIRLINRFRTLSSAQQKAIEVILGIRND; encoded by the coding sequence ATGGAAACAATAGGAGAACGCATAAAACAGCTTCGGCTACGGCTTGGGCTGACACAGGCAGAATTCGGCTCATTATTCCATGTATCAAAACAAGCCGTCCATTCATGGGAAAATAATATCAATATGCCTGATGTCGCCAGCCTGATTGAGATCGCCGATTACGGACGAATTCCCGTCTGTACGCTCTTGGGATATCCCCATGAGTACTGCCAGTTGCGCGATGCAAAGAAAATTAAAGATCCGAAGACAGACTATCAAACGTTTTCCGGCCGTGAAATCCGGTTAATCAACCGGTTCCGTACGTTATCATCGGCCCAGCAAAAAGCGATTGAAGTCATACTCGGCATACGAAACGACTAG
- a CDS encoding tyrosine-type recombinase/integrase, which produces MTTIQKTPPTGKGTIQKKKNNQGRVYYQVIKFPMGYDNDGHVIYERSQCFRTKQEAEDARLELMYKRKYEPAVSAKTNDTKASSKSVSAYTELMDYVEAYVIPNYRDNETKINTRRQFEIYYFDELSKVTVQECTAIVIQKILNAMNERRCPKATYQILKRFFFWLKRQGRISRNPMEFVTCPKHVPKKKQNRSPLTAEEERKLKKFLHSDDFMAIRYGALILVLLSSGIRPGEAAGLERCNIDWEKRAIKVEKTIGHSREIQKVRNFTKTPQGQRWVPISSEACEALKKYLNARPDSQWVFTSQRDPQKHIELECMYAAINAVGRRAGIKRSLFGYLFRHTFITNAVHHNIPAAELRFITGHKNTSMINEVYANHQNDNIISTYRDFFDGI; this is translated from the coding sequence ATGACAACAATACAAAAGACACCGCCGACAGGCAAAGGTACCATACAGAAGAAAAAAAATAACCAAGGAAGGGTATATTATCAGGTTATTAAATTTCCTATGGGATATGATAATGACGGACATGTGATTTACGAACGCTCTCAGTGTTTTAGGACGAAACAAGAAGCGGAAGACGCGCGGCTGGAATTAATGTACAAGCGTAAGTATGAGCCTGCCGTATCGGCTAAAACGAATGATACGAAGGCATCGTCGAAAAGCGTCTCGGCGTATACAGAATTAATGGATTATGTAGAGGCTTACGTTATTCCCAACTATCGGGATAATGAGACGAAGATCAATACGCGAAGACAATTCGAAATATATTACTTTGACGAGCTGTCTAAAGTAACTGTACAAGAATGTACCGCGATTGTTATTCAAAAAATTTTGAACGCCATGAACGAGCGTAGATGCCCTAAAGCTACATATCAAATTCTGAAGAGATTCTTTTTCTGGTTGAAACGACAGGGGCGTATTAGCCGAAATCCGATGGAATTTGTTACATGCCCGAAACATGTGCCGAAGAAAAAACAGAATCGCTCTCCCCTAACGGCGGAAGAAGAAAGAAAATTAAAAAAATTTTTGCATAGCGACGATTTTATGGCGATTCGGTATGGAGCTCTCATTTTGGTTTTATTGTCGTCTGGAATTCGTCCTGGCGAAGCAGCCGGGTTGGAACGATGCAATATCGACTGGGAAAAAAGAGCCATTAAAGTAGAAAAAACGATTGGACATTCGCGGGAAATTCAAAAGGTCAGAAATTTCACTAAAACCCCGCAAGGACAACGCTGGGTTCCGATTTCGAGTGAAGCTTGCGAAGCGCTTAAAAAGTATTTAAACGCACGACCTGATTCACAATGGGTATTTACGTCGCAGCGGGATCCGCAAAAGCATATTGAATTAGAATGCATGTATGCTGCTATAAATGCCGTGGGAAGACGAGCAGGTATTAAGCGGTCATTATTCGGATATTTATTTCGACATACTTTTATTACAAATGCCGTGCATCATAATATTCCAGCTGCGGAATTGCGTTTTATAACAGGACATAAAAATACCAGTATGATTAACGAAGTATATGCGAATCATCAAAACGATAATATTATCTCAACATATCGAGACTTTTTTGATGGCATATAA
- a CDS encoding HD domain-containing protein — MKKFTYENVMNAKELNIYLEQGNEVLGVLGYTEHSRRHAAKVAVTAGKILKKLGYDEHTVELARIAGYMHDLGNCINRVDHAHTGALMAFQFLRHWGAPPEDIAVIITAIGQHDEGSGTAVDPVSAALILADKTDVRRNRVRNQVRETFDKHDQVNYAALSSKLKIDAAKKVVTLEIELDETICSMMDYFEIFLQRMLMCKRAAERLGLRFKMTANGNKIC; from the coding sequence ATGAAAAAATTCACCTATGAAAACGTAATGAACGCCAAAGAACTGAACATCTACCTCGAACAGGGCAACGAAGTGCTCGGCGTCCTGGGCTACACGGAGCATTCGCGCCGCCACGCCGCCAAGGTCGCCGTCACAGCCGGCAAAATCCTGAAAAAGCTCGGCTACGACGAGCACACCGTCGAGCTGGCCCGCATCGCCGGCTACATGCACGACCTGGGCAACTGCATCAACCGCGTCGACCACGCCCACACGGGAGCCCTCATGGCCTTCCAGTTCCTCCGCCATTGGGGCGCGCCGCCTGAGGACATCGCCGTCATCATCACGGCCATCGGCCAGCACGACGAGGGCAGCGGCACGGCCGTAGACCCCGTGTCGGCGGCCCTGATCCTGGCCGACAAGACCGACGTGCGCCGCAACCGCGTCCGCAATCAGGTCCGGGAAACCTTCGACAAGCACGACCAGGTAAACTACGCCGCCCTGTCGTCCAAGCTGAAAATCGACGCCGCCAAAAAGGTCGTCACCCTGGAAATCGAGCTGGACGAGACGATCTGCTCCATGATGGATTACTTCGAAATCTTCCTCCAGCGCATGCTCATGTGCAAGCGCGCCGCCGAACGGCTGGGCCTGCGCTTTAAGATGACGGCCAACGGCAACAAGATCTGCTGA
- a CDS encoding PhoH family protein, with product MAKTYVIDTNVLIQAPYALQCFEENRLVLPLVVLEELDGLKKADGERGANARRAIRFLEKLRLQGDLLGGVALPTGGTLRVEANCSDVELPAALPDDKADNRILKVCQGLKEEGPILVTKDLVLRLKAQILGIEAEDFSTEQVIPEEDQYTGRLQCYVPEDKFKDFKKKGVPTKDVYLSDAEGNTSRPDLTENQFVILKADQSLRKTHLGRVKGKKIVPLEYKKSQPYGVKPRNSGQYFLQEALMKPADEAPLVIVKGQAGTAKTFYALAVGLEKIVNRPTGEYRRILVCRPNAQFDSDIGFLPGDEQEKISPLMRPIIDNLEQLIDASEEERYENELELKDKIDELFDRHVIQTEALNFIRGRSFVKTYLIIDEAQNMTPNQAKSIITRAGKGTKIILLGDPNQIDKPFLDERTNGLSYASEKMKGSPLCFQITMTADECERSELALDAVQRL from the coding sequence ATGGCAAAAACATACGTAATCGACACGAACGTACTCATCCAGGCGCCGTACGCCCTTCAATGCTTTGAAGAGAACCGCCTCGTCCTTCCGCTGGTCGTCCTGGAAGAGCTGGACGGCCTGAAAAAGGCCGACGGCGAGCGGGGAGCCAACGCCCGGCGGGCCATCCGCTTTTTGGAAAAGCTGCGCCTCCAGGGCGACCTGCTGGGCGGCGTGGCCTTGCCCACAGGAGGGACGCTGCGCGTCGAGGCCAACTGCTCCGATGTCGAGCTGCCGGCGGCCTTGCCCGACGACAAGGCGGACAACCGCATCCTCAAGGTCTGCCAAGGCCTGAAGGAAGAAGGGCCTATCCTCGTCACCAAGGATCTCGTCCTGCGCCTGAAGGCCCAGATCCTCGGCATCGAAGCCGAAGATTTCAGCACCGAGCAGGTCATCCCCGAGGAGGACCAGTACACGGGCCGCCTCCAGTGCTACGTGCCGGAGGACAAGTTCAAGGATTTCAAAAAGAAGGGCGTCCCGACGAAGGACGTCTACCTGTCCGACGCCGAAGGGAACACGAGCCGCCCGGACCTGACGGAAAACCAGTTCGTCATCTTAAAGGCCGACCAGTCCCTGCGCAAAACCCACTTAGGCCGGGTCAAGGGCAAAAAGATCGTCCCCCTGGAATACAAAAAGAGCCAGCCCTACGGCGTCAAGCCCCGCAACTCGGGCCAGTATTTCCTCCAGGAAGCCCTCATGAAGCCGGCCGACGAAGCGCCCCTGGTCATCGTCAAGGGCCAGGCCGGCACGGCCAAGACCTTCTACGCCCTGGCTGTCGGACTGGAGAAAATCGTCAACCGCCCGACAGGCGAGTACCGGCGCATCCTCGTCTGCCGTCCCAACGCCCAGTTCGACTCGGACATCGGCTTTCTGCCCGGCGACGAGCAGGAAAAAATATCACCCCTCATGCGGCCCATCATCGACAACCTGGAGCAGCTCATCGACGCCAGCGAGGAAGAGCGCTATGAAAACGAATTGGAGCTGAAGGACAAAATCGACGAGCTCTTCGACCGCCACGTCATCCAGACGGAGGCCCTCAATTTCATCCGCGGCCGCTCCTTCGTCAAGACCTACCTCATCATCGACGAGGCCCAGAACATGACGCCCAACCAGGCCAAGAGCATCATCACCCGGGCCGGCAAGGGGACGAAGATCATCCTGCTGGGCGACCCGAACCAGATCGACAAGCCCTTCCTGGACGAGCGGACCAACGGCCTGAGCTACGCCTCGGAAAAGATGAAGGGCAGCCCCCTGTGCTTTCAGATCACCATGACGGCCGACGAATGCGAGCGCTCCGAACTGGCCTTAGACGCCGTTCAGCGCCTGTAA
- a CDS encoding adenylosuccinate synthase: MATAMVIGTQWGDEGKGKIVDYLAQKADVVIRSQGGNNAGHTVVVDDKSFALRLLPSGILFADKTCIIGSGVVVNPAVLLEEIEGMTSKGVQISKLEISTRAHVIMPYHIRIDEEDEKLKGDAKIGTTKNGIGPCYADKVNRVGIRIGDLMDEKVFAEKLRVNLELKNRLFEKYYGCEGFDYDTMLKEYLGYADQIRQYVKDTNYSANLYVKEGKKVLFEGAQAAMLDLDHGTYPFVTSSNPTAGGACTGSGVGPRRMENIVGVVKAYTTRVGAGPFPAEQNNEIGEYLRNTGHEFGTVTGRPRRCGWLDTAVVKYAAMLNSLDYLAITRLDILDDLDTIKICTGYKYQGELLKEYPASLDVLEQVEPVYEEMPGWKCHISDCKTYEELPEAARKYVERISELTEVPLGIVSVGPNRSQTIILHDIF; the protein is encoded by the coding sequence ATGGCTACAGCAATGGTAATAGGCACCCAGTGGGGTGATGAAGGTAAAGGTAAAATCGTAGATTATTTGGCGCAGAAAGCGGACGTTGTCATCCGTTCCCAAGGCGGCAACAACGCAGGCCATACGGTCGTCGTCGACGATAAATCCTTTGCGCTCCGTCTTTTGCCGTCGGGCATCTTGTTTGCCGATAAGACCTGCATCATCGGCAGCGGCGTCGTCGTCAATCCGGCCGTCCTCCTGGAAGAAATCGAAGGCATGACGTCCAAGGGCGTGCAGATCAGCAAGCTGGAAATCTCCACGCGGGCCCACGTCATCATGCCTTACCATATCCGCATCGATGAAGAAGACGAAAAGCTCAAGGGCGACGCCAAGATCGGCACGACGAAAAACGGCATCGGCCCCTGCTATGCAGATAAAGTAAACCGCGTCGGCATCCGCATTGGCGATTTGATGGACGAAAAGGTCTTCGCCGAAAAGCTGCGCGTCAACTTGGAATTGAAGAACCGCTTGTTTGAAAAATATTACGGCTGCGAAGGCTTCGACTACGATACGATGCTCAAGGAATATTTGGGCTACGCCGACCAGATCCGCCAGTACGTCAAGGATACGAACTACTCGGCCAACCTGTACGTCAAGGAAGGCAAGAAGGTCCTCTTTGAAGGCGCCCAGGCGGCCATGCTCGACCTCGACCACGGCACGTATCCCTTCGTCACCAGCTCCAACCCGACGGCCGGCGGCGCCTGCACCGGCTCCGGCGTCGGCCCCCGCCGCATGGAAAACATCGTCGGCGTCGTCAAAGCCTACACGACCCGCGTCGGCGCAGGCCCCTTCCCGGCGGAACAGAACAACGAAATCGGCGAATACCTCCGCAACACGGGCCATGAATTCGGCACCGTTACGGGCCGTCCCCGCCGCTGCGGCTGGCTCGATACGGCTGTCGTCAAATACGCGGCTATGCTGAACAGCCTCGACTACCTGGCTATCACCCGTCTGGATATCCTCGACGACCTCGACACGATCAAGATCTGCACGGGCTACAAATACCAGGGCGAGCTGCTCAAAGAATACCCGGCCAGCCTGGACGTATTGGAACAGGTCGAACCGGTATACGAAGAAATGCCCGGCTGGAAATGCCACATTTCGGACTGCAAGACCTATGAAGAGCTGCCCGAAGCGGCCCGCAAGTACGTGGAACGCATCAGCGAACTGACGGAAGTCCCCCTGGGCATCGTCTCCGTCGGCCCGAACCGCAGCCAGACCATCATCTTGCACGACATCTTCTAA
- a CDS encoding sugar O-acetyltransferase, translating into MQYDTTDFVEANGEATMKLIARTRRLTREYYMTDHEDAERRRAILEELLGEIGKNVEIDTPFYCDYGKNIHIGSDVIINMNCTFVDNKPIRIGSKVLIASNVQIYTSSHPILPQERLRLDGNETEEPFFRTYALPVEIQDNVWIGGGVVILPGVTIGKNSVVGAGSVVTRSIPANCVAVGNPCRVIRRFGEDGPDDALPSAPNAETTAAIENVQQGKNLSRTFGSVAELMEDLKR; encoded by the coding sequence ATGCAGTATGATACGACGGATTTTGTAGAAGCAAACGGCGAGGCGACGATGAAGCTGATTGCCCGCACGCGCAGGCTGACGAGGGAATACTATATGACGGACCATGAAGACGCGGAACGGAGACGGGCTATCCTGGAGGAGCTGCTGGGCGAAATCGGTAAAAATGTAGAAATCGACACGCCCTTTTACTGCGACTATGGGAAGAATATCCATATCGGCAGCGACGTCATCATCAACATGAACTGCACCTTCGTAGACAATAAGCCTATACGGATTGGAAGCAAGGTGCTCATCGCCTCGAACGTGCAGATTTACACCTCGTCCCATCCCATTTTGCCCCAGGAACGGCTGCGTCTGGACGGGAACGAGACGGAAGAGCCCTTCTTCCGCACCTACGCCCTGCCGGTGGAAATACAGGACAACGTGTGGATTGGCGGTGGAGTCGTCATTTTGCCCGGCGTCACCATCGGGAAAAACAGTGTCGTCGGAGCCGGAAGCGTCGTGACCCGCTCGATTCCGGCCAACTGCGTAGCCGTCGGCAATCCCTGCCGGGTGATACGGCGCTTTGGCGAAGATGGACCGGATGATGCACTCCCTTCTGCTCCCAACGCCGAGACGACAGCGGCTATAGAGAACGTACAGCAGGGAAAGAATCTAAGCCGGACCTTCGGTTCTGTCGCCGAGCTTATGGAGGATTTGAAACGGTAA
- a CDS encoding ATP-binding protein, with product MERLILNTLLKWKNSPYRKPLILKGVRQVGKTWILKEFGKRCYENTAYFNFDEHEEYKQFFETTKDIDRILQNLMLASGQKIMPEQTLIIFDEVQDCPKVMNSMKYFCENAPQYHVACAGSLLGIALAKPSSFPVGKVNFMQIDPMTFTEFLLANGDENLAAYLETVNTLEPIPDAFFNPLYEKLKMYYVTGGMPEPVKMWTEARDVEAMQEALSDILGAYERDFAKHPNVSEFPKISMIWKSIPSQLARENKKFLYKVVKEGARAREYEDALQWLVDARLVHKIYRSTAPGLPVSAYDDLSAFKIYLADVGLLRRLAQLAPTAFGEGNRLFTEFKGALTENFVLQTLITQFEVVPRYWSQNNPPYEVDFLIQRENDIFPIEVKSEANTASKSLKKFKELFPKQVKLRVRFSLDNLKLDDDMLNIPLFMADQTDRLIGLALEQRNHT from the coding sequence ATGGAACGATTGATATTGAATACACTGCTGAAATGGAAGAATTCCCCCTATCGCAAGCCATTGATTTTGAAAGGCGTGCGCCAGGTCGGCAAGACCTGGATTCTGAAGGAATTCGGAAAACGCTGTTATGAAAACACGGCGTATTTCAACTTTGATGAACATGAAGAATATAAGCAGTTTTTTGAAACGACAAAGGATATAGACCGGATTTTGCAGAATCTGATGCTGGCAAGCGGCCAAAAGATCATGCCGGAACAAACCCTGATCATTTTTGACGAGGTGCAGGACTGCCCCAAGGTCATGAACTCCATGAAGTATTTCTGTGAAAATGCGCCGCAGTATCACGTGGCCTGCGCCGGCTCCCTCTTGGGCATCGCTTTGGCAAAGCCCTCTTCGTTCCCCGTAGGCAAGGTCAACTTCATGCAGATTGACCCCATGACCTTTACGGAGTTCCTGCTGGCCAATGGGGATGAAAACCTGGCAGCATATCTGGAAACAGTGAATACCCTAGAGCCCATTCCCGACGCCTTTTTTAATCCTTTATACGAAAAGCTGAAAATGTATTATGTGACCGGCGGCATGCCCGAACCTGTCAAGATGTGGACTGAGGCGCGGGATGTGGAGGCCATGCAGGAGGCGTTGTCCGATATTCTGGGGGCCTATGAGCGAGACTTTGCCAAGCACCCCAACGTCAGCGAGTTTCCCAAGATTTCGATGATCTGGAAATCGATCCCGTCCCAGCTGGCGAGGGAAAATAAAAAGTTTCTCTATAAAGTAGTCAAAGAAGGGGCAAGAGCCCGCGAATATGAGGACGCCCTGCAGTGGCTGGTCGATGCCCGCCTGGTGCATAAGATTTACCGAAGTACCGCGCCGGGCCTGCCCGTGTCTGCTTACGATGATCTTTCAGCGTTTAAGATTTACCTGGCAGACGTGGGGCTGCTCCGCCGGCTGGCTCAGCTGGCGCCGACGGCCTTTGGCGAGGGGAATCGCTTGTTCACCGAGTTCAAGGGGGCGCTGACGGAGAACTTCGTGCTGCAGACCTTGATTACGCAATTTGAAGTCGTTCCGCGGTACTGGAGCCAGAACAATCCGCCTTACGAAGTAGATTTCTTAATTCAGCGGGAGAACGACATATTTCCAATCGAAGTCAAATCCGAGGCAAACACAGCCAGCAAGAGCTTAAAGAAATTCAAGGAATTGTTCCCAAAGCAGGTGAAGCTCCGCGTCCGGTTTTCGCTGGATAATTTGAAGCTGGACGACGATATGCTGAACATTCCCCTGTTTATGGCTGACCAAACGGACCGGCTGATTGGGTTGGCGCTGGAACAACGGAACCATACGTAA
- a CDS encoding ParA family protein — protein MAHIIAITNQKGGVGKTTTAVNVSACLAESGKRTLLVDLDPQGNATSGLGVDKASLETNLYDCLIEGRPMEDVVQPTMIKKLSLVPATMDVAGAAVELVTMEDREYILKKALQAYLGQVKKSYDYVVIDCPPSLGLLTLNALAAADFVLIPVQCEFYALEGLAQLMQTVDMVRDNLNSRLQLLGLLMTMYDGRTNLSIQVTEEVKKYFSGKVFHTIIPRNVRLGEAPSHGEPITIYDPHSRGAEVYTKLAKEVIRRVG, from the coding sequence TTGGCGCATATCATCGCCATAACGAACCAGAAAGGCGGTGTCGGCAAGACGACGACGGCCGTCAATGTAAGCGCTTGTCTGGCCGAAAGCGGCAAGCGGACGCTCCTCGTCGATTTGGACCCGCAGGGCAACGCGACAAGCGGCTTGGGCGTCGACAAGGCGAGCTTGGAAACGAATCTGTACGACTGCCTGATCGAAGGAAGGCCGATGGAAGACGTCGTGCAGCCGACAATGATAAAGAAATTATCCCTCGTACCGGCCACGATGGACGTCGCCGGCGCGGCGGTGGAGCTGGTCACGATGGAAGACCGCGAGTATATTTTGAAGAAGGCCCTGCAGGCCTACCTGGGGCAGGTGAAGAAGTCCTACGACTACGTCGTCATCGACTGCCCTCCTTCGCTGGGGCTGCTGACGCTCAACGCCCTGGCGGCGGCTGATTTCGTCCTCATTCCCGTGCAGTGCGAGTTTTACGCGCTGGAAGGGCTGGCCCAGCTCATGCAGACCGTGGACATGGTGCGGGACAATCTGAATTCCCGCCTGCAGCTCCTGGGACTGCTCATGACGATGTACGACGGCCGGACGAATTTGTCCATCCAGGTGACGGAGGAAGTGAAGAAATACTTCAGCGGCAAGGTGTTCCACACGATTATTCCGCGCAACGTCCGCTTGGGCGAAGCGCCGAGCCACGGCGAGCCCATTACGATATACGATCCCCATTCGCGGGGCGCCGAGGTGTATACGAAATTAGCGAAAGAGGTGATACGCCGTGTCGGCTAA
- a CDS encoding ParB/RepB/Spo0J family partition protein, translating to MSAKKMGLGKNQPLGRGLQALGLKEHPEPHDGAALEIDIDLISPNPKQPRRAFSDEALQSLAESIRQYGLIQPVVIQKKGGAYELIAGERRLRAAKLCGLTKIPAVVRDCAPQVSAELALIENLQREDLDPVEEASAYRALIQEFGLTQEQAAEKVGRSRVHVSNMMRLLQLPEEIQQYLIDGVLSIGQARPLLQLKARQAQMEAAARIIDQELSARQVEAMVRAMLREEPPKDAPEPDAYLESMQDRMKMHLGTNVAIRLGRNKKKGKIEISFASEEEFERLLAILTDEPEDGDSFSPSSFRV from the coding sequence GTGTCGGCTAAGAAGATGGGACTGGGCAAGAACCAGCCCTTAGGCCGGGGCCTGCAGGCCCTGGGGCTGAAGGAGCATCCGGAGCCTCACGACGGCGCAGCCCTGGAAATCGACATCGACTTGATTTCCCCCAACCCGAAGCAGCCCCGCCGGGCCTTTTCCGATGAGGCGCTCCAGTCGCTGGCCGAGTCCATCCGGCAGTACGGCCTGATTCAGCCCGTCGTCATCCAGAAAAAGGGCGGCGCCTACGAGCTGATCGCCGGCGAGCGGCGGCTGCGGGCGGCGAAGCTCTGCGGCCTGACGAAGATTCCCGCCGTCGTGCGGGACTGCGCGCCTCAGGTGTCGGCAGAGCTGGCCCTCATTGAAAATTTGCAGCGGGAAGATTTGGACCCTGTAGAAGAAGCGTCGGCGTACCGCGCCCTGATTCAGGAATTCGGCCTGACCCAGGAGCAGGCGGCGGAAAAGGTCGGCCGGAGCCGGGTCCACGTGTCCAATATGATGCGCCTTCTCCAGCTGCCGGAGGAAATCCAGCAGTATTTAATCGACGGCGTCCTGTCTATCGGACAGGCCCGCCCCCTGCTGCAGCTGAAGGCCCGGCAGGCGCAGATGGAAGCGGCGGCCCGCATCATCGACCAGGAGCTGTCGGCCCGTCAGGTCGAAGCCATGGTCCGGGCTATGCTCCGGGAAGAGCCGCCGAAGGACGCGCCGGAGCCTGACGCCTATCTGGAATCCATGCAGGACCGGATGAAGATGCATTTGGGCACCAACGTAGCCATCCGCCTGGGCCGGAACAAGAAGAAGGGGAAAATCGAGATTTCCTTTGCCTCAGAAGAAGAATTTGAACGATTGCTGGCTATTTTGACTGATGAGCCGGAAGACGGGGATTCCTTCTCCCCTTCCTCTTTCCGCGTGTGA
- a CDS encoding DUF4446 family protein gives MLYGLDAQLAYMIGAGIAGLVLVLLLAYIVILNRRIKALEEKYTFFMKDETGKSVEAKLREDVAELHGLQDTLDRIHETQKDILAVQNHCFRKIGFVRYNAFDNIGNNLSFACTVLDGKDDGFCLSSVYGRSESRIFAKPIVEGKCLYGMSEEEKESLDQALHYHGDVQPVRKD, from the coding sequence ATGCTTTACGGATTGGACGCGCAGCTCGCGTACATGATAGGAGCCGGCATCGCCGGGCTCGTGCTGGTGCTGCTGCTGGCGTATATTGTCATATTGAACCGGCGCATCAAGGCGCTGGAAGAAAAATATACCTTTTTTATGAAGGATGAAACGGGGAAAAGCGTCGAAGCCAAGCTGCGCGAGGACGTGGCCGAGCTCCACGGCCTGCAGGACACGCTGGACCGGATTCACGAGACCCAGAAGGATATCCTGGCCGTACAGAACCACTGCTTCCGCAAAATCGGCTTCGTGCGGTACAACGCCTTCGACAACATCGGCAACAACCTGAGCTTCGCCTGCACCGTCCTGGACGGCAAGGACGACGGCTTCTGCCTGTCGAGCGTATACGGCCGCAGCGAGTCGCGCATCTTTGCCAAGCCCATCGTCGAGGGAAAATGCCTGTACGGCATGAGCGAAGAGGAAAAGGAAAGCCTGGACCAGGCCCTGCACTATCACGGCGACGTGCAGCCGGTCCGGAAGGATTAG
- a CDS encoding M23 family metallopeptidase, translating to MKLQEIMTGLKARWRDMTQSAADLVGVLRRSGTEPVTLSPQQYRTALRAAIAGAVVLVAAIGFGLYQFMSLQQARAQEALHEQQLQLMREKTASLQEKMDKMDALDQELRQMVKGAGTGSSPKGDGGAAGAQKKGPDLSSADYNDLLLATARLETKTNARIISFITLKTVLSDTAGLQVRQMQQVSAQYASSTTPSIWPAYGTITSNFGYRGNPIGGGTGFHEGLDIAVDYGTPVQATAAGEVTAAGWVDGYGNLVEVDHGNGFVTRYGHNSMVLVVVGQTVHTGDILALAGSTGRSTGPHVHYEVRVQGTPTDPLLFLP from the coding sequence TTGAAATTACAGGAAATTATGACGGGGCTTAAGGCCCGCTGGCGCGATATGACGCAGTCCGCCGCCGATCTGGTCGGCGTCCTGCGCCGCTCCGGGACAGAGCCGGTTACCCTATCGCCGCAGCAGTATCGGACGGCGCTGCGGGCGGCTATCGCCGGGGCCGTCGTCTTAGTCGCGGCCATCGGGTTCGGCCTGTACCAGTTCATGTCCCTGCAGCAGGCCCGGGCCCAGGAGGCGCTCCACGAGCAGCAGCTGCAGCTCATGCGGGAAAAGACGGCGTCGCTCCAGGAAAAAATGGATAAGATGGACGCCCTGGACCAGGAACTCCGCCAGATGGTCAAGGGCGCAGGGACGGGCAGCAGCCCAAAAGGTGACGGTGGCGCAGCAGGGGCGCAGAAGAAAGGGCCGGATCTTTCCTCTGCCGATTACAACGACCTGCTGCTGGCCACCGCCCGTCTGGAAACGAAAACGAACGCCCGCATTATCAGCTTCATTACGCTGAAAACCGTACTGAGCGATACGGCGGGGCTGCAGGTCCGGCAGATGCAGCAGGTATCAGCGCAATACGCATCGTCGACGACGCCGTCTATCTGGCCGGCGTACGGCACGATTACGTCTAACTTCGGCTACCGCGGCAATCCCATCGGCGGCGGCACGGGCTTCCACGAAGGCCTGGATATTGCCGTCGATTACGGTACGCCCGTCCAGGCGACGGCGGCCGGCGAGGTCACGGCGGCCGGCTGGGTAGACGGCTACGGAAACCTTGTCGAAGTCGATCACGGCAACGGCTTTGTCACGCGATATGGTCACAACTCCATGGTTCTCGTCGTAGTGGGACAAACGGTGCATACGGGCGACATCCTCGCCCTGGCCGGCAGCACGGGCCGCAGCACGGGGCCTCATGTCCATTATGAAGTCCGCGTACAAGGGACTCCGACCGACCCCTTGTTGTTCTTGCCGTAA